The region CCACACGCTTAGGATTTTAGAGTGCGCACGCGTGTgaggtgaaaaaaatcctcaGGTGAGACACGAGAGTTGAGATCGAACTCGCGCACCTGTGCGGCTAACCAACCGAGCACCGCTCAATTCTCAACGTCAAAGATTTAGAACCGCAGGTAGTACGATACATGGACTATTTAcatggtttatatatatggggGAATTAATTGGTGACAGCGTAGTGCCATCATAGTTAAATCATGGTTTAAAGTGAAATGACACGATCGAAAATACAAACCTCAGTAGTGGGGTTGGGAAAATTACCACGGTGGCATTTTTAATAATGTGatgattaaaagaaaattacggCTCAAGTGTTATTACATACCATGTCACCTTTTTGCATAGAAGTGCCAATTAATAAGACTtcatttatttagcaaaagCTAGGTTCCAAATTAAACGGGCTGTGCTGTTAATTGGAGCACCAGCttgacataaaaaaatgtattttttcgAAGACCATCCAGTAAAATGGTGGTATCCACATGTTTAAAGTGGGGAATAtgtattttaaagtttatactTGAAGTTTATCTACTCTatactctctctatctctaaatgtttgactgtttgacgtcgttgacttttttatatatgtttgaccattcgtcttattaaaaaaatttgcaaaatatataaagctatatatatataaaagtatacttaacaataaatgaaatgatataaaagtaattcataattatataatttttttaaataagacgaatggttaaacgtgtataaaaaaataaacgatatcaaatatttagggacggagatagtattaGACATGTGAGTCAACTAAAGTTTAATGCATCGTATAAGAAACTACTCCGTCCATTgtttaataaatgatgttgGTTAGTTCATCCAACGTCATTTAAATGAATACAGTAGTACAAGTTAATATAACTTCTTAGCAGCTATGGATATATTGCACATGGTTTTTAAGGTAAATTGGCGataattcatgaaaaaatgtTACCATTTTCATCATAAGAGCGTTATTCAAGTTCAACAGCATTTGGAGCCTCGacataaaaatacaaacatgTTGACAATATTTATGCATTAAATATGCTACTGTTGAAATATAACTGAggatatatgtaaaataaccTGATTAGTAATAGAATATTATGTTACTCATTATTTATGAATAGTATAGGACAATACTTACCTGATAGTGAGTAAAAAAACTACAACTAGTGAGTCTCAACAAAATCAAATAGTATGTCTACAAAAGTAGTAAAGATGTGAgcaaaaaattgtaaaaataaatagaatgaAATATGTGACATGCAAATGTTACTATAAGAatgaaaaattatcaagaaagatatacatatatgaaaaataaaatggcaCAACACATTCTTAGCTGATAGAccataaacaaaattatacaACTTCCTAGTCTCAACAAAATTGATAGCCtggctatatataaatataaagacGAGGAGCACAacttcataaaataaatatactaaaaaACATGCGATGGGAGGATGCCACTACAATGAATAAAAGTGATCAAGAAATGTATGTCCATACTTATTGGTTCAATAGTTTTGAAGCAATGTGTACCTAAAAGGATTAATAGAGGAAAATAGTCACCTTGTAAGAAATTTATTTGtcaaatgaacaaaaatatacaaatGGCACGTCTCGACAAAAACTACAGTCTGTCTATAGGTATAAAGATATTGAGCACAGCTTCgtagaataaatatattcagGGGTGCCATCACaatagataaaagatgatCAAGAAAGATATACATACTCATTCTTCAATAGAATTGAAGCAATGTacttaaaataaatgatggagGACAATAGAGACCCTTCTAGAAATTTATTTGGCAAACAAGGAAAAATATACAACTTGCAAGTATCGACAAAATCAACCGTCTGTGCATGAATAAAAAGGCTGAGCACgctttgtaaaataaatataccacATAAGGATGCCgctgtaataaataaaaatgatcaaGAGCGATATACATATTCATTGTTCAATATATTTGAGCATTGTTTCTAAAAGGAATgatgaagtaaaaaaaataggcaTCATGCTAGAAATTTATttgacaaataaacaaaaatctgCCATGTGAGAGTCTCGTCCAAATTGACAGTCTCTTAcaatcttgataataatttgatataataTCGAATTGATTTTGTTATGACAGTCTTTGTAGCAGTGtctataaacataaatgcCGGACACAactacataaaataaataaacgtGCTAAGAAACACGTGATAGAAGTATGCCATACCACTACAATGAATAGAAAtgatcaaccaagattcagaTATTCATTGTTGAATACATTTGGAGTGGCGTTGCTCGAAGGGACCATTGTGAAAAAATCtagctaaaaatttatatgaaaaataagatgaCTATTAAATACTAATATTACAGAaataacattaaaatatatataatatgataaCATTTACTTAGCTGgcaatcaataaaaaaatatacggCTTGCGAGCCTTGACAAAATCAACCATCTGTTTACGGACATAAATATACTAGCGCAATCTCGCAAAATAAATGTCCTAAAGAAATATGTGAGAGGATGCCACTACAATGAATAACAATAATCAAAGAAAGATTTAGACATTGAATGTTCAATGAATTTGAAGCAGTGTTGGGATTTGCCAAGAGGAATGAATAATGGAGAGAAAATAGGCATCCTGCAAGAGATTTCAGTGGACAGATAAAATAGGAGGCTGTCCCTTCGTCCCCTCCGACGCCTTCTTCTCCCCAATAAAACGCCACCGCGCAGCGCGTCGGAGCCGGCGGCCGGGAGGATGCCTCAAGATTCGCGCCCCGCCGCGATGCGGCTCTTCGGCGTCACcatcgcgccggcgccggagccggagcctgATCCATCGGACCACCGGGATCCGAGCCCGCCGaacccgccgccggtggcggtgAGGGAGGACGCGATGCGCAAGTGCAAGAGCATGGgcaacctcgccgccgccgcggcctccggAGACGCCGGAGGCTCCGGCGACGGGTACCTGTCCGACGGTGGGCTGCTGCAGTCGTCAGgcaagcggcggcgcgcgcaggagaggaagaaaggtgattccttttccttctctcCATTTCCTTTAGCTTAAAAATTCCCTCCTTTGGTTCATAGAAATGTACAAATACGCAAAGATCTGGTGATGAGTGGTCTCTTGCTGGTTACAGAAATTTCTTGGATGCAGAAAGCCATagccttttttattattcttttcgGTTTCCCCGAGTTGTCTGGACGCGGAAATGATGTTATTTCGTTTTCGCGCATGCATCAATGATAGGGAGTTATCAAGGATTGCATCCATATGTAGCAGAATCCAATGATTTAGGTGTGCAAGGTGATAGGTTTGTGATGCCACAAATGCTTTGCTCGTCGAATGGAGAAAGCTCTAATCCCTTCGTTTGTGGTTGTGCCTGTACCTTAGCTTGTATTATTTACATCCATTTTACTGTTATTTGTGCATTAATACAGTGAATGTGTAATGTGTGAACCTTCTTTGCTATGTGCTAGAGTAGTAGAAGCTATTAATTTAGGTTGATTGAGTTTGCAGATTAGTGGTGCAAATGTATAATACATATGTTTGTTCACTGAATGCATCATGCTTTCTTACATTGTTTTGTACTAGTGTTGGCATATAGCCTACAATTGCTCTCCATTGCATGTTGGTTGATTGAATATCTTTTTTGCTACAGTGGTACTTCTAGATTGGTAAATAGCCTCCACTCTTTGTTTGAATAATGTTTATTTTGGACTTGATCCATGATGCATGCTAGTggctcttttttctttcatattaGATTTTGCATTGGCAGTACAGTCTGATGGGTGACTGGGAAATATGTAACTGATTGGACAATACCTGGTTGGAATTTGTGTTTGTATTTGTCTGATGCACATTAATTTAATCACATAAGGATCAGGTGAGGTTGCTCTTTATTCATGCAAGAAAGAGGTTGATTAAAACAGTTATCACTTACTAGACTGAGTTTGATATACATTATGGTTACATTAAGGCAGTTGAAGGCGTACACATATTGGCATTGTCACATCCTTAAGGATAAACTGTTGATATGTTGGACTTTTGTTCCATGTAATACTGTGAAAATCTAGTACGGATTCTAGCTATATTGTTGTTAGAAAAGACAAGGTCTTTGTCTTTTGTAGGGAAATCAATGATGTGTTCTGCCTGTTGTAAAGTGTAAATGCTTTTCAGTGTGTGATTGCTGGTTTGTTCATATACAgctaaccaaacaaattaatcaaattcCCATGGACACTGTTTAATTTCTCTTCATGCACATACTTGTTCTGTTAGTTGGATACCATGTTCTTATATTGCACACACATGCAATCCTGTTTCATTCCATCCTGAATAATGCTGCTTTGTAACTTTATTATAATACATCCTAGGTTTAGGCTACAGGATTTTTTAGGACatcatttttctcttaaatCTTAATGGCATCCACCGGTGAAAATTATTGACTTCCTGCATTGGTTTCTCTTGATATTTTTGCTGGTTGTTACGCATTTACGCTAGTTTtcaccttatattttttttaggaaaaagtcCACATTTAATCCTTCTAGTATGACCTTAGTCCAATTTTCATTCTTCAACTATGGTACTGTTTATTGTTGGTTCTTCGATTGTCAAAACTGTGCAGATATCATCACCGTGGCCAAAATTTCCATGCAATCCCTCTCATCTTATATTAAAAGCATTTCAACCTGATAATGCCTTGCACTTATTTTGGGGCCATATACTAGCATTACTTACTAAAGCATTTGCAGAGCCACCTCAAGAAAGCTCTTATTgtagatgaaaataaacagGGACGTGTATCTAAGCGCATAAAACCTTTCTGTATCTATTGCAATTCAGTTAAGGAgttaataactttatttccACTATGCAGCTGTCCCTTGGACTGAAGAAGAGCATCGAACATTTCTTGCTGGTCTTGAAAAGCTAGGAAAGGGGGACTGGAGGGGTATATCTAAGAACTTTGTGACTACGAGGACTCCGACTCAAGTGGCTAGTCATGCTCAAAAGTATTTTCTTAGACAAACTAATCCAAACAAGAAGCGCAGATCAAGTCTTTTTGATATGATGTCAAATAACCTGGTATTGTACCTTCTGCAGTTCTGCCAACATACAGAGTACCTGCATTGGTATCTGAACATTATTCTGTTTCTAATCAATCCTTAGTATACCTGTGAGCTGCAGTCACCAGCATCAAACTGCCCCAAACTAGAAGATATGGTAG is a window of Oryza brachyantha chromosome 8, ObraRS2, whole genome shotgun sequence DNA encoding:
- the LOC102709299 gene encoding transcription factor MYB1R1-like isoform X2; the protein is MPQDSRPAAMRLFGVTIAPAPEPEPDPSDHRDPSPPNPPPVAVREDAMRKCKSMGNLAAAAASGDAGGSGDGYLSDGGLLQSSGKRRRAQERKKAVPWTEEEHRTFLAGLEKLGKGDWRGISKNFVTTRTPTQVASHAQKYFLRQTNPNKKRRSSLFDMMSNNLSPASNCPKLEDMVAMTKQLQNSTLEGISSSSAVNLSPQVARDLPPPIPSFKATNLDSNLSKMNHMDGFLRAPMLFRPIPRFTEGASSPTPATANMDALAFQANLSACTNALFLRSHSKPSPLPKKADPPADEDLDLTVAPPSQQTRASISSQNAVGVIQVI
- the LOC102709299 gene encoding probable transcription factor At5g61620 isoform X1, whose protein sequence is MPQDSRPAAMRLFGVTIAPAPEPEPDPSDHRDPSPPNPPPVAVREDAMRKCKSMGNLAAAAASGDAGGSGDGYLSDGGLLQSSGKRRRAQERKKAVPWTEEEHRTFLAGLEKLGKGDWRGISKNFVTTRTPTQVASHAQKYFLRQTNPNKKRRSSLFDMMSNNLYTCELQSPASNCPKLEDMVAMTKQLQNSTLEGISSSSAVNLSPQVARDLPPPIPSFKATNLDSNLSKMNHMDGFLRAPMLFRPIPRFTEGASSPTPATANMDALAFQANLSACTNALFLRSHSKPSPLPKKADPPADEDLDLTVAPPSQQTRASISSQNAVGVIQVI